In Mucilaginibacter celer, one DNA window encodes the following:
- a CDS encoding metal-dependent hydrolase, translating to MKTTYYGQSALMIEASGKKLLFDPFISPNPLAKDIDIHSLKPDYILVSHGHGDHVADLLAIAQSSGAKVICIAEIAGWLGSKGIENVHGMNIGGGFNFDFGRVKMVNAVHSSTLPDGSPGGNPAGFLIFAEGKVVYFAGDTALTYDMKLLADDNLDWAFLPIGDNYTMGADDAIKAAAFINCKNIIGVHYDSFPVIEINKDEVAAKFVKAGLNLKLPAIGETIEL from the coding sequence ATGAAAACTACGTATTACGGCCAATCGGCCCTGATGATTGAAGCAAGCGGAAAAAAACTGCTTTTTGATCCTTTTATATCTCCAAATCCATTAGCTAAAGATATCGATATCCACAGCCTGAAGCCTGATTATATCCTGGTATCGCATGGCCACGGCGATCACGTTGCCGATTTGTTAGCGATTGCCCAAAGCAGCGGTGCCAAGGTAATTTGCATCGCCGAAATTGCCGGATGGTTGGGCAGCAAAGGGATTGAAAATGTACACGGTATGAATATTGGCGGCGGTTTTAACTTTGATTTTGGCAGGGTTAAAATGGTTAACGCCGTACATTCAAGCACTTTGCCTGATGGCTCGCCAGGTGGTAACCCTGCAGGTTTCCTGATTTTTGCCGAAGGCAAGGTTGTTTATTTTGCAGGTGATACCGCGCTTACTTACGATATGAAATTATTGGCAGATGATAACCTGGATTGGGCTTTCCTTCCTATCGGCGATAATTACACTATGGGCGCTGATGACGCTATCAAAGCCGCGGCCTTTATCAACTGTAAAAACATTATCGGCGTACATTACGATTCGTTCCCGGTAATTGAAATTAATAAAGATGAGGTTGCAGCGAAATTTGTTAAAGCAGGGCTGAATTTGAAGTTGCCTGCAATTGGTGAGACTATTGAGTTGTAA
- a CDS encoding YbaB/EbfC family nucleoid-associated protein, giving the protein MFDKLMEAQQKAGEMKKRLDAISVSGSAEGGKIVVNANANKVVQSVQIDPDFLADADKEELEELLVVAINKAMEQAENVSQSEMAAMTQSMFGGMGGLGNLFGK; this is encoded by the coding sequence ATGTTTGATAAATTAATGGAAGCCCAGCAAAAGGCTGGCGAAATGAAAAAACGCCTGGATGCCATCAGCGTATCTGGCAGTGCCGAGGGCGGCAAAATTGTGGTTAATGCCAACGCCAATAAGGTTGTGCAATCGGTGCAGATCGATCCGGATTTTTTGGCCGATGCCGATAAGGAAGAACTGGAAGAGCTTTTGGTGGTTGCCATTAACAAAGCGATGGAACAGGCCGAAAATGTGAGCCAAAGCGAAATGGCTGCCATGACGCAAAGTATGTTTGGCGGCATGGGTGGTTTGGGTAATTTGTTTGGTAAGTAA
- a CDS encoding TonB-dependent receptor: MRLLKSYFSIISILLILSASKVFSQSTGKVAGKITDKKTGEALIGASVGITGTGKGVSTNVDGRFILSGIAPGRYTITISYIGYQTKSVSDVEVKGGAVVQLDAVLDEANTQALKEVVIKATYRQESVNALYARQKSSVQVTDGISADVIRKSPDRNTGDVLKRVSGTSVQDGKFVVVRGLAERYNNNMLNNTLLPSSEPDKKAFAFDIIPSSMVDNIVIYKTATPDLPGDFSGGTINTITKDIADKQFLEVSLSVGYNSKTTFKNNFIDARPNGKYDFLGYDDGSRKLPSAYSNIKNNYTSGTTSDQKIAIAQRFPNTFYYQEGQGSLPNVGFQLSTGNSHISKNNNRFGYNFSLNYSNGHRTSFGDRIGYTGFNDAANQLPLYSFDRNVFTNYKSLGGLLNFAYTFGKNKIAFRNLYNNDFSVDFEQTNNAKNFEADQQNPLKYKGYSVETTQNGIYSSVLEGQHTFGQRNIVFDWNASYGLSYRNQPDQRIVTIYTPDNATEYISLSSENSPKPNDLGRVYSKLHENIYGGKANLSVPFKWMEQPQKLKFGGLVSHRDRDFSIDALGYTSADAFGNQPIALTNGYTIFNIFSAQSVGQNRIDLSRLDLSSTDYKAKADQSAGYAMLDNKFSNKLRLVWGARVERYDQQLTAAGKATQKYNNTDLLPSGNLTYSLSEKSNLRASYFRSVNRPEFRELAGFRYFDYQTNFIIAGNPDLERSIVDNADIRYEYYPSGGEIISVSAFYKKFKNPIEQINQGNDILTYQNAINAKDFGFEAELRKKLNFIAEGSFLRNVTFYVNASYINAKVKLADGRAVSTPLQGQSPYLINSGLYYTPEKGDFSFNILYNRIGERLKFRAVTGAADIYEKARDVIDFQASKAILKKRAEIKLTVADLLAQPFVYYNNYGSAGSTAFKAGEDRVIQSRYSGFGINLSFKYNFDFKN; the protein is encoded by the coding sequence ATGCGTCTGTTAAAAAGCTATTTTTCAATAATTTCCATACTGCTAATCCTGTCGGCATCCAAGGTGTTTTCACAATCTACAGGAAAGGTAGCCGGTAAAATCACCGATAAAAAAACAGGCGAAGCCCTTATTGGTGCAAGCGTTGGTATAACAGGTACGGGCAAAGGCGTATCAACCAACGTTGATGGCCGTTTTATACTTAGCGGCATCGCACCCGGCAGGTATACCATCACTATCAGCTATATTGGCTATCAAACCAAATCGGTATCAGATGTTGAGGTAAAAGGTGGCGCCGTTGTGCAATTAGATGCTGTGCTTGATGAGGCCAATACACAAGCCCTTAAAGAAGTGGTTATTAAAGCCACCTATCGCCAGGAATCGGTTAACGCATTGTATGCAAGGCAAAAATCGAGCGTGCAGGTTACCGATGGGATCTCGGCGGACGTGATCCGTAAATCGCCCGACAGGAATACCGGTGATGTTTTAAAGCGTGTGAGCGGTACCTCGGTACAGGATGGCAAGTTTGTGGTAGTGCGCGGTTTGGCCGAGCGCTATAACAACAATATGCTTAACAACACCTTGCTGCCAAGTTCGGAGCCGGATAAAAAAGCCTTCGCTTTTGATATTATCCCATCGAGCATGGTTGATAACATTGTGATTTATAAAACCGCCACTCCCGATCTTCCGGGCGATTTTTCGGGCGGTACCATTAATACCATTACCAAAGATATTGCCGATAAGCAGTTTTTAGAAGTTTCGTTAAGCGTAGGTTACAATTCAAAAACAACCTTCAAAAACAATTTTATTGATGCGAGGCCAAACGGCAAATACGATTTCCTGGGCTATGACGATGGCTCGAGAAAATTACCTTCTGCCTATTCAAACATCAAAAATAACTATACTTCGGGTACTACCAGCGATCAGAAAATAGCTATAGCGCAGCGGTTCCCCAATACATTTTATTACCAGGAAGGCCAGGGCAGCCTGCCTAATGTTGGTTTCCAGTTATCAACGGGTAACTCACATATTTCAAAAAACAACAACCGTTTCGGCTATAACTTCAGCCTTAACTACAGTAACGGCCACCGTACTTCGTTTGGCGACAGGATTGGCTATACCGGCTTTAACGACGCCGCTAACCAGTTGCCCCTGTACAGCTTTGACAGAAATGTATTTACTAACTACAAAAGCCTTGGTGGTTTGCTGAACTTTGCCTACACCTTTGGTAAAAACAAAATCGCGTTCAGAAATTTATACAACAACGATTTCTCGGTTGATTTTGAACAAACCAATAATGCCAAAAACTTCGAGGCCGATCAGCAAAACCCGCTTAAATACAAAGGTTATTCTGTCGAAACCACACAAAACGGCATTTATTCATCTGTTTTGGAAGGTCAGCACACCTTTGGTCAGCGTAACATTGTTTTTGACTGGAACGCGTCGTACGGCTTATCGTACCGCAATCAGCCCGATCAGCGTATAGTAACTATTTATACCCCTGATAACGCTACTGAATATATTTCATTATCGAGTGAGAACAGCCCTAAACCTAATGATCTGGGCCGCGTATACTCCAAACTTCATGAAAATATTTATGGTGGTAAAGCTAACCTGTCGGTGCCGTTTAAATGGATGGAACAACCACAGAAGCTGAAATTTGGTGGCCTGGTATCGCACCGCGACCGCGATTTCAGTATCGACGCCCTTGGTTATACCAGTGCCGATGCTTTTGGTAACCAGCCTATAGCCCTTACAAACGGCTACACCATATTCAATATTTTCAGTGCCCAGAGCGTAGGGCAAAACCGTATCGATTTATCAAGGCTGGACCTGAGTTCGACAGATTATAAAGCCAAGGCCGATCAAAGCGCCGGTTACGCCATGCTCGACAATAAGTTTAGCAATAAGTTGCGTTTGGTTTGGGGTGCGCGTGTTGAACGTTATGATCAGCAACTTACCGCAGCCGGTAAAGCCACACAGAAATACAATAACACCGACCTGCTGCCATCTGGAAACCTAACCTACAGCCTAAGCGAAAAATCAAACCTGAGGGCGTCGTACTTCCGTTCGGTAAACAGGCCCGAGTTTAGGGAGCTGGCAGGTTTCAGGTATTTTGATTACCAAACCAACTTTATTATAGCCGGTAACCCCGATCTGGAACGCAGTATTGTTGATAATGCCGATATCAGGTATGAATATTACCCATCAGGCGGCGAGATCATTTCGGTATCGGCCTTCTATAAAAAATTCAAAAACCCTATTGAGCAAATTAATCAGGGTAATGACATCCTTACCTATCAAAACGCTATAAACGCCAAAGATTTTGGTTTTGAGGCCGAGTTACGCAAAAAGTTAAATTTTATAGCCGAGGGCAGCTTTTTACGAAACGTTACCTTTTATGTAAACGCCTCGTACATCAACGCCAAGGTTAAACTGGCCGATGGCAGGGCGGTATCAACTCCCTTGCAGGGCCAGTCGCCTTACCTTATTAACTCGGGCTTGTATTATACCCCCGAAAAAGGCGATTTTTCATTCAACATCCTTTACAACCGTATTGGCGAGCGTTTAAAATTCCGCGCGGTTACCGGAGCAGCCGATATTTATGAAAAGGCCCGCGATGTGATCGATTTCCAGGCAAGTAAAGCCATTTTAAAGAAACGTGCCGAAATAAAGCTTACCGTAGCCGATTTACTGGCGCAGCCCTTTGTTTACTATAACAACTACGGATCGGCAGGTAGCACCGCGTTCAAGGCCGGCGAAGACAGGGTTATTCAAAGCCGCTACTCGGGCTTTGGCATCAACCTTTCATTCAAGTACAACTTCGATTTCAAAAACTAA
- a CDS encoding tetratricopeptide repeat protein, which produces MNLFKKLVLTVAAIALSVSLYAQAADVAGLVKEGIALNAQKDYSGAIEKYKQALAAEPENPQANYQMAYSLNASGKGNDGVPYLNKVIKTNGTLTGPAYELLGSIYDAAHQPQQAIDAYKEGIKLKPDYQPLYFNLGIAYFRAQKYADAEFAAIEAIKLDPKHANSQRLYGLVTFHQNKRVPALMGLCSFLLLDPEGARADEAYTNLQSLLKGGDLKAGKADAETLLLNKTLSASVTAVGGNLEAQLKNIFINVGKLGEKPRHGGFFWNYYVAFFYKLAQTEHFATAVKLISLSADKTASAQWLHDNADKRKQLEDWIAAQGNRF; this is translated from the coding sequence ATGAATTTGTTTAAAAAACTTGTGCTCACTGTTGCAGCCATCGCGCTTTCGGTAAGTCTTTATGCCCAGGCTGCAGATGTTGCCGGCCTGGTAAAAGAAGGCATTGCGCTTAATGCTCAAAAGGATTATAGCGGCGCCATCGAAAAATATAAACAGGCCCTCGCCGCCGAACCGGAAAACCCCCAGGCCAATTACCAGATGGCCTACAGCCTCAACGCTTCCGGAAAAGGGAATGATGGAGTGCCGTATCTGAACAAAGTAATCAAAACTAATGGTACCTTAACGGGCCCCGCCTACGAACTTTTAGGCAGTATTTACGATGCCGCCCATCAGCCGCAGCAAGCTATTGATGCCTATAAAGAGGGTATTAAACTTAAACCCGATTATCAACCCTTATATTTTAATTTAGGCATTGCTTATTTCCGCGCACAAAAATATGCCGATGCCGAATTTGCCGCTATCGAAGCCATTAAACTCGACCCAAAGCATGCCAACAGCCAGCGCCTATATGGCCTGGTAACCTTCCATCAAAACAAAAGGGTACCTGCGCTGATGGGGCTATGCAGCTTTTTATTGCTCGATCCGGAAGGCGCAAGGGCAGATGAAGCTTATACCAACCTGCAAAGTTTGCTTAAGGGCGGCGATTTGAAAGCCGGTAAAGCCGATGCCGAAACTTTATTGCTAAATAAAACCCTCAGTGCTTCTGTAACTGCGGTCGGAGGCAATTTGGAAGCCCAGTTAAAAAACATTTTTATAAATGTTGGCAAGCTGGGCGAAAAGCCAAGGCATGGAGGCTTTTTCTGGAATTATTATGTGGCTTTTTTTTACAAATTGGCACAAACCGAACATTTTGCGACAGCAGTCAAGCTCATCAGTTTAAGTGCCGATAAAACAGCTTCGGCACAATGGCTACATGATAATGCCGATAAGCGCAAACAACTGGAAGATTGGATTGCGGCCCAGGGCAATAGATTTTAA
- a CDS encoding serine hydrolase domain-containing protein yields MRLVYKSLVVFTAPLLLLTCSSNNKDKNKAAAALPPKPLDTTALLAYNPQKADKKIDAVMQELHRTRGFNGNVLVAKNGKIVYENAIGWADYLHRDSLKIGSQFELASVTKTMTSTAILQLMERGKLTLDDNVKKFFPDFPYEGITIRLLLTHRSGLMNYVYFIDDIYRKEHLDQRKGLTNADAMKIIAERKPARYIAPDKKFHYNNSNFMVLGAIVEKASGMSYAQYMQQNVFKPASMNHTHVYSKAVYDKIPVDVVGHDRGQWRYSVVQNFLDGPVGDKGVYSTVGDLFLYDRALRAGLLLKKATLDSAYVPRNPMVHGHFSYGYGWRTFTAPGQEVIYHTGWWHGFRHIYLRDMKEDVVVVLLTNLANGSLLKLDDLFKTAGMPVVRKSAYNGNGDTSDD; encoded by the coding sequence ATGAGATTAGTGTACAAAAGCCTTGTAGTTTTTACTGCCCCCCTGTTACTGTTAACCTGTTCATCCAACAATAAAGATAAAAATAAAGCAGCTGCCGCCCTGCCACCCAAGCCGCTTGATACCACTGCACTTTTGGCTTATAACCCACAAAAGGCCGATAAAAAAATTGATGCTGTAATGCAGGAGCTGCACCGCACCCGCGGCTTTAACGGCAATGTGCTGGTAGCCAAAAACGGCAAAATAGTTTACGAAAACGCCATTGGCTGGGCCGATTACCTGCACCGCGACAGCCTGAAAATAGGCAGCCAGTTTGAACTGGCTTCGGTTACCAAAACCATGACCTCCACCGCCATTTTGCAGCTGATGGAACGCGGTAAACTCACCTTAGATGATAACGTAAAAAAGTTTTTCCCCGATTTTCCTTACGAGGGCATCACCATCCGCCTGTTGCTTACCCACCGCTCGGGCCTGATGAACTATGTTTACTTTATTGATGATATCTACCGTAAAGAACACCTTGACCAGCGCAAAGGCCTCACCAATGCTGATGCCATGAAAATTATAGCCGAGCGTAAACCGGCCCGCTATATTGCGCCTGATAAGAAATTTCATTACAATAACTCAAACTTTATGGTGTTGGGGGCGATTGTAGAGAAAGCCAGCGGCATGAGCTATGCGCAATACATGCAGCAAAACGTATTTAAGCCGGCCAGCATGAACCATACCCACGTATACTCCAAAGCGGTTTATGATAAAATTCCGGTTGATGTTGTGGGGCACGACAGGGGCCAGTGGCGCTACTCGGTAGTGCAAAACTTTTTGGATGGCCCCGTAGGCGATAAAGGCGTTTACAGCACCGTAGGCGACTTGTTTTTATACGATCGCGCCCTGCGTGCCGGCCTGCTGCTAAAAAAAGCAACGCTCGATTCGGCTTATGTTCCCCGCAACCCCATGGTGCACGGCCATTTTAGCTATGGCTACGGCTGGCGCACCTTTACCGCACCCGGCCAGGAAGTGATTTACCATACCGGCTGGTGGCACGGTTTCAGGCACATTTACCTGCGCGATATGAAGGAAGATGTAGTGGTTGTGTTGTTAACAAACCTGGCCAACGGCAGTCTGCTGAAACTTGATGACCTGTTTAAGACAGCTGGCATGCCTGTTGTGCGTAAAAGTGCGTATAACGGTAATGGTGATACCAGTGATGATTAG
- a CDS encoding glucose-1-phosphate adenylyltransferase, with the protein MTSKVISIVLGGGQGSRLSPLTATRSKPAVPIGGKYRLVDIPISNCLHSGITRIYVLTQFNSASLNKHIKNTYHFSSFSDAFVDILAAEQTPSNVTWFQGTADAVRQSLHHLAVHEFEYVLILSGDQLYQMDFEDMINHHIETNAEISIATIPVDAADVPGFGILKTDENKMITAFIEKPKSNFESWASEVSPEMEAEGRVYLASMGIYIFNRKLLYELLEGNERTDFGKEIIPQSIEGHRVASYQYEGYWTDIGTIPSFFEANLGLTDDIPKFNLFDKNPIYTRARMLPPSKISGTTLKSSIVADGCIISAKEITHSIIGVRTRIGVGTIIENCYVMGSDNYQTLEQIAELKESASPIMGIGNNCHIKNAIIDKNTYIGDNVIINCGEKLEDGDYGTHTVQDGIVVVKKRAIIPSGTVI; encoded by the coding sequence ATGACATCTAAAGTAATTTCCATTGTGCTTGGTGGCGGCCAGGGCAGCCGCTTATCACCGCTTACCGCTACGCGGTCGAAACCGGCAGTACCAATAGGGGGCAAATACCGTTTGGTGGATATTCCTATTTCAAACTGCCTGCACTCGGGTATTACTCGTATTTATGTGCTTACGCAGTTTAACTCGGCATCGCTAAACAAACACATCAAAAACACCTATCACTTCAGCAGCTTTAGCGATGCTTTTGTTGATATCCTTGCCGCCGAGCAAACACCGTCAAATGTAACCTGGTTTCAGGGAACGGCCGATGCCGTTAGGCAAAGCTTGCATCACCTGGCCGTGCACGAGTTTGAGTATGTGCTCATCCTCTCGGGCGACCAGCTGTACCAGATGGATTTTGAAGATATGATTAACCATCATATTGAAACCAATGCCGAAATTTCGATAGCTACCATTCCGGTTGATGCCGCCGACGTTCCGGGCTTCGGGATCCTGAAAACCGACGAAAACAAGATGATCACCGCCTTTATCGAAAAGCCGAAAAGCAACTTTGAAAGCTGGGCATCAGAGGTTAGCCCCGAGATGGAAGCCGAAGGTCGTGTTTACCTGGCATCGATGGGTATTTACATCTTTAACCGTAAGTTGCTTTACGAATTGCTTGAAGGCAATGAACGTACCGATTTTGGTAAAGAGATAATCCCGCAATCCATCGAAGGCCATCGTGTAGCCAGCTATCAATATGAAGGTTACTGGACAGATATCGGTACCATCCCGTCATTTTTTGAGGCCAACCTTGGCTTAACCGACGATATCCCGAAATTTAACCTGTTTGATAAAAACCCGATCTATACGCGTGCACGCATGCTGCCGCCGTCTAAAATCTCGGGTACAACTCTTAAAAGCTCTATCGTTGCGGATGGTTGTATCATAAGTGCGAAAGAAATTACGCATTCTATCATTGGCGTTCGTACACGCATAGGCGTGGGTACCATTATCGAAAACTGTTATGTGATGGGTAGCGACAATTACCAGACCCTCGAGCAAATTGCCGAGCTGAAGGAAAGCGCTTCGCCAATTATGGGTATCGGTAATAATTGCCATATCAAAAACGCCATTATCGATAAAAATACATATATAGGCGATAATGTAATTATTAACTGCGGCGAAAAACTGGAAGATGGTGACTATGGAACGCACACCGTACAGGATGGTATTGTGGTGGTTAAAAAGCGCGCTATAATACCAAGCGGCACGGTTATTTAA
- a CDS encoding glycogen synthase has product MKIYHLSAECYPVAKVGGLGDVVGALPKYQNLAGLQAAVVLPFYDRKFTRENEFETVFAAATLLGNKRYFFEILKEKTNKLGFELYLVKIPGLLDRENIYSYPDEREQFIAYQLAFLDWISYSQQTPDLIHCHDHHTGLVPFLLYHSKLYTRLANVPTVFTIHNGQYHGAFGWDKLSLLPEIDLTKTGLLDWAGGINPLAAAVKCSWRYTTVSPSYLEELTYNSNGLEYLFYTERGKGTGIMNGIDTDVWNPQTDAMIAAKYTARTLAKGKRANKETLCQRFELDPEKPLFTFIGRLVVEKGADLLAKAIERSLLENEGEINFLILGTGDKETELELLKLKNKYAEHCAVFIGYDESLAHQIYAGADFLLMPSRVEPCGLNQLYALRYGTLPIVRATGGLKDSVIDFGDAGGYGIRFVQDNVQDICHSVFRAKQLYHDGNKLQQLRKQMMALDYSWTRSTQQYTDLYKSLKPII; this is encoded by the coding sequence ATGAAAATATACCATTTGAGTGCCGAATGTTATCCCGTTGCCAAAGTTGGCGGCCTGGGCGATGTTGTTGGCGCGTTGCCTAAGTACCAGAACCTTGCGGGTTTGCAGGCTGCTGTTGTACTGCCTTTTTACGACCGTAAGTTTACCCGGGAGAACGAATTTGAAACCGTATTTGCCGCGGCAACTTTGCTCGGCAACAAGCGTTACTTCTTCGAAATTCTGAAAGAAAAAACCAACAAGCTTGGTTTTGAACTTTACCTTGTGAAAATTCCGGGCCTGCTTGACAGGGAAAATATCTACAGCTACCCCGATGAGCGCGAACAGTTCATAGCCTACCAACTGGCATTTTTAGATTGGATCAGCTATTCGCAGCAAACACCCGATCTGATCCATTGTCATGATCATCACACCGGTTTAGTGCCTTTTCTGCTTTACCACTCAAAACTGTATACAAGGTTAGCTAATGTGCCAACCGTATTTACCATACATAACGGCCAGTACCACGGTGCTTTTGGCTGGGATAAGCTTTCACTACTGCCCGAGATCGACCTTACCAAAACCGGTTTGCTTGATTGGGCGGGGGGCATTAATCCATTAGCTGCCGCTGTAAAATGCAGCTGGCGCTATACCACAGTGTCGCCAAGTTATCTTGAAGAGCTTACCTACAACTCCAACGGGCTCGAATACCTCTTTTACACCGAGCGTGGTAAAGGCACAGGCATCATGAACGGAATTGATACCGACGTTTGGAATCCGCAAACCGATGCCATGATAGCCGCAAAGTATACCGCACGCACATTGGCCAAAGGTAAAAGGGCTAATAAGGAAACGCTTTGCCAACGTTTTGAACTCGACCCTGAAAAACCGCTGTTTACTTTCATCGGCCGGTTGGTGGTTGAAAAAGGTGCTGATTTGCTGGCCAAAGCCATTGAGCGCAGCCTGCTTGAAAATGAGGGCGAGATAAACTTTTTAATTTTAGGTACCGGCGATAAGGAAACAGAACTTGAGCTGCTTAAACTGAAAAATAAATATGCCGAACATTGCGCCGTATTTATTGGCTACGACGAATCACTGGCCCACCAGATTTATGCCGGGGCCGATTTCCTGCTGATGCCATCGCGTGTTGAGCCTTGCGGCCTTAACCAGTTATACGCCCTGCGTTACGGTACTTTACCTATTGTACGCGCAACCGGCGGATTAAAAGATTCGGTGATTGATTTTGGCGATGCGGGCGGTTATGGAATCCGTTTTGTTCAGGATAATGTTCAGGACATCTGCCACTCTGTTTTCAGGGCCAAACAACTTTATCACGATGGCAATAAACTACAACAATTACGCAAACAAATGATGGCGCTCGATTATTCGTGGACGCGTTCAACCCAGCAATATACTGATCTGTACAAAAGCTTAAAACCAATTATATGA
- a CDS encoding helix-turn-helix domain-containing protein produces MKTFKYSINENDVKLADFARALALPIRVQIIRHIIENGFSIGKDDLYFADTNRETLIKHISELRSLGLIRMEGKRGNITYHIDQKWFTQMMIDFSAVFGANLPGIPTSYVNMPPSQKNSSTPDDLPEVYPHFGAFIKKHREELNISQENFSQKITINRSQLSRIECGKAAINPDKLKMLAKALYISYPVIKKEYYSYQLAEMIDENGYDESMLASAREKLTYASRRKQ; encoded by the coding sequence ATGAAAACCTTTAAATACAGTATCAACGAGAACGATGTGAAACTGGCAGATTTTGCCCGTGCTTTAGCTTTACCTATCAGGGTGCAGATTATCAGGCATATTATTGAAAACGGTTTCAGCATAGGTAAAGACGACCTTTACTTTGCCGATACCAACCGCGAAACTTTAATCAAACACATTAGCGAGCTGCGCAGCCTTGGCCTTATCCGCATGGAAGGGAAACGCGGCAACATCACCTATCATATCGATCAAAAATGGTTTACACAAATGATGATTGATTTTTCGGCTGTTTTTGGCGCAAATTTACCTGGCATACCAACATCATATGTTAACATGCCTCCTTCTCAAAAAAACAGTAGTACGCCGGATGATTTGCCGGAAGTTTATCCGCACTTTGGAGCGTTCATTAAAAAACACCGTGAAGAGCTTAACATCAGCCAGGAAAATTTTTCGCAAAAAATAACTATCAATCGTAGCCAGCTAAGCCGGATTGAATGTGGCAAAGCAGCCATTAATCCGGATAAATTAAAAATGCTGGCCAAAGCGTTGTACATTAGTTATCCGGTTATTAAAAAGGAATACTACAGTTACCAGCTTGCCGAAATGATTGACGAAAACGGGTATGATGAAAGCATGCTGGCCAGTGCCCGGGAAAAGTTAACTTACGCGTCAAGACGCAAACAATAA